A single genomic interval of Ruminococcus sp. NK3A76 harbors:
- the trpA gene encoding tryptophan synthase subunit alpha: MSNRIDLCFEQLKAQGKKALITFVTAGDPDMATTEKTVLEMFDKGADIIELGVPFSDPIAEGPTIQRASLRSLNAGTTLDKIFDLVKSLREKTDKPLLLMMYINTIYKYGTERFFENCKAYQIDGVIVPDMPFEERDEIQETADKYGIYNINLVAPTSKERIKMIAEESKGFVYVVSSLGVTGTRKEITTNFDELLTPFKEGNYCPYCIGFGISDAEQAKKISKYADGVIIGSAIVNIVAQQGTNCPKAVGEFVNGMKTAMNS, from the coding sequence TTGAGCAATAGGATAGATCTATGCTTTGAGCAGCTGAAAGCTCAGGGCAAAAAGGCACTTATAACATTCGTAACAGCCGGCGACCCGGACATGGCGACGACCGAAAAGACAGTTCTCGAAATGTTTGACAAGGGCGCTGACATAATAGAGCTCGGCGTTCCCTTTTCCGACCCGATAGCTGAGGGGCCGACAATACAGAGAGCATCGCTTCGCTCACTAAATGCAGGCACAACGCTTGACAAGATATTCGACCTTGTAAAGAGCCTGAGGGAAAAGACCGACAAGCCGCTGCTTCTGATGATGTACATAAACACGATCTACAAGTACGGCACCGAGCGTTTCTTTGAAAACTGCAAGGCTTATCAGATAGACGGTGTGATAGTTCCCGATATGCCGTTTGAGGAGCGTGACGAGATCCAGGAGACAGCCGACAAATACGGCATCTACAACATCAACCTCGTAGCCCCGACCTCGAAGGAGCGCATCAAGATGATAGCCGAGGAGTCAAAGGGCTTTGTATACGTTGTTTCCTCGCTGGGCGTTACCGGCACGAGAAAAGAGATAACCACCAACTTCGACGAGCTGCTGACCCCCTTCAAGGAGGGCAACTACTGCCCCTACTGCATAGGCTTCGGCATCTCGGACGCAGAGCAGGCAAAGAAGATATCAAAGTATGCTGACGGCGTCATCATAGGCTCTGCCATCGTCAACATCGTAGCACAGCAGGGTACAAACTGCCCGAAGGCAGTAGGCGAATTCGTAAACGGCATGAAAACTGCCATGAACAGCTAA
- the trpC gene encoding indole-3-glycerol phosphate synthase TrpC: MILDDIALKRREQLEREKALIGDNAKELALSCGLKTYSLRQALKRDTLSVIAEVKKASPSKGLIKPDFMPLETALEYERCGANAISCLTEEHYFQGSNDYLKSITERVNIPVLRKDFVIDEFQVYHARLLGASAVLLICAILDDEQLERYTFAAHSVGLEVLMEVHDENELERALKTDADLLGINNRNLKDFTVDLDTTRRLASLVPDDRVLVSESGIRDNADMKQARKNGADAVLIGETLMRADSIGGKLLKLREGV, encoded by the coding sequence ATGATACTTGACGATATAGCATTAAAAAGACGTGAGCAGCTTGAACGTGAAAAAGCTCTTATCGGCGATAACGCAAAGGAGCTTGCTTTAAGCTGCGGCCTGAAGACATATTCGCTCAGACAAGCGCTTAAGCGTGACACGCTCTCGGTCATAGCAGAGGTAAAGAAAGCATCGCCCTCAAAGGGGCTGATAAAGCCTGATTTTATGCCTTTGGAGACAGCTCTTGAATACGAGCGCTGCGGTGCGAACGCTATCTCCTGCCTGACTGAGGAGCACTACTTCCAGGGCAGCAACGATTATCTTAAAAGCATCACAGAGCGTGTGAATATACCCGTGCTGCGCAAGGATTTCGTGATAGACGAGTTTCAGGTCTACCACGCAAGGCTCTTAGGTGCAAGCGCTGTGCTGCTTATCTGTGCGATACTTGACGACGAGCAGCTTGAAAGGTACACTTTCGCTGCACATTCGGTCGGGCTCGAGGTGCTCATGGAAGTTCATGACGAGAATGAGCTTGAAAGGGCTTTAAAAACTGACGCTGACCTTTTAGGCATCAACAACCGAAACCTTAAGGACTTCACAGTTGACCTTGACACGACAAGGCGGCTCGCATCTCTCGTGCCTGATGACAGAGTGCTCGTATCAGAGAGCGGCATCAGGGATAACGCAGACATGAAGCAGGCTCGCAAAAACGGCGCTGACGCGGTGCTCATAGGCGAAACGCTGATGAGGGCTGACAGCATAGGCGGCAAGCTGCTTAAGCTTCGTGAGGGCGTGTAA
- a CDS encoding phosphoribosylanthranilate isomerase, whose protein sequence is MSVKVKICGLRRAEDILSVNRHRPDYAGFILTQGFRRSITAEDFKELVSQLDKGIKSVGVFVNEPIDSLRDSFAPYLDVIQLHGNENDEYISQLREFFKGEIWKAVRAKTAADIEAADRLSAHRLLIDSFVEGVAGGTGKTADTAVIMAAEFSKPFLLAGGIDVENAVTLAKELRPFGLDISSSVETDSFKDDDKIRRMISLIKEET, encoded by the coding sequence ATGAGCGTAAAGGTAAAAATATGCGGCCTGCGCAGGGCTGAGGACATTCTCTCAGTCAACAGGCACAGGCCTGATTACGCAGGGTTTATACTAACGCAGGGCTTTCGCAGAAGCATCACGGCAGAGGACTTTAAGGAGCTTGTTTCACAGCTTGATAAGGGTATAAAGTCAGTCGGCGTGTTCGTAAACGAGCCTATCGACAGTTTAAGAGACAGCTTTGCGCCTTACCTTGATGTGATACAGCTGCACGGCAATGAAAACGATGAATACATCTCACAGCTGCGTGAGTTTTTTAAAGGCGAGATATGGAAGGCGGTAAGGGCAAAGACCGCCGCCGACATAGAAGCCGCCGACAGGCTCAGTGCCCACAGGCTGCTTATCGACAGCTTTGTTGAAGGTGTTGCAGGCGGCACAGGCAAGACGGCTGACACGGCTGTTATCATGGCCGCAGAGTTTAGTAAGCCTTTCCTGCTTGCAGGAGGGATAGATGTAGAAAACGCCGTAACGCTTGCTAAAGAGCTTAGACCCTTCGGGCTTGACATATCAAGCTCGGTCGAGACAGACAGCTTTAAAGACGATGACAAGATACGCAGGATGATCTCACTCATAAAGGAGGAAACGTAA
- a CDS encoding PH domain-containing protein — translation MKNDFDYLWTDKKRTLFGLPISFTRYFLTEEKFITRSGFLSITEDEFDLYRVTDKKLKLSLWERMFKCGTIMVHVKDVDTPIKVIDSVKEPRKVLNLLETHININRDKYKIRGRDMVGSGGEFLHEDGDFM, via the coding sequence ATGAAAAATGATTTCGATTATCTGTGGACAGACAAGAAAAGGACACTTTTCGGCCTGCCGATATCATTCACAAGATATTTTCTCACTGAGGAAAAGTTTATAACCAGAAGCGGCTTTTTAAGCATCACTGAGGACGAGTTCGACCTCTACAGAGTGACCGACAAAAAGCTGAAGCTCTCGCTCTGGGAGAGAATGTTCAAATGCGGCACTATCATGGTACACGTCAAGGACGTCGATACCCCTATCAAGGTCATCGACTCGGTAAAGGAGCCAAGAAAGGTATTAAACCTTCTTGAAACTCACATCAACATCAACCGTGACAAGTACAAGATCAGAGGCCGTGACATGGTGGGCTCGGGCGGCGAGTTCCTGCATGAAGACGGAGATTTCATGTAA
- a CDS encoding zinc ribbon domain-containing protein, giving the protein METKDMILQLRTKHGLSQDELAQKVFVTRQAVSRWENGDTVPNTDTLRLLSEVFGVSINAILGEPSQLICQCCGMPLEEDIISIGKDGKPDTDYCKWCYADGEYMYSDMDDLIDVCVKNWPGNDLTDEQKRSHLKGFLPTLGYWKNHSELANDGAFEDFKRRLVDEINALGIPGMPKVDKLNALVGSYVDLAYPLPSGAAVSFLDKSATYLGNQLESADGRCFGVLANAEFILISTYGEKCKDPELLLYKKR; this is encoded by the coding sequence ATGGAAACAAAGGATATGATCTTACAGCTCAGGACAAAACACGGTCTTTCTCAGGATGAGCTTGCACAGAAGGTATTTGTCACCCGTCAGGCAGTCTCACGCTGGGAAAACGGCGACACAGTTCCGAACACTGATACGTTAAGACTTCTCTCTGAGGTCTTCGGCGTGTCGATAAACGCTATTTTAGGCGAGCCGTCGCAGCTTATCTGCCAGTGCTGCGGAATGCCGCTTGAAGAAGACATTATAAGCATCGGCAAGGACGGCAAGCCTGATACCGACTACTGCAAGTGGTGCTACGCCGACGGTGAGTATATGTACAGCGACATGGACGACCTGATAGACGTATGCGTTAAAAACTGGCCGGGCAATGATCTTACAGACGAGCAGAAAAGGTCGCATCTTAAGGGCTTTCTGCCGACGCTTGGTTACTGGAAGAACCACAGCGAGCTTGCAAATGACGGAGCTTTTGAAGACTTCAAACGCCGGCTTGTCGATGAGATAAACGCACTCGGTATTCCCGGTATGCCGAAAGTGGACAAGCTCAATGCCCTTGTCGGCAGCTATGTTGATCTTGCGTATCCGCTCCCGAGCGGTGCGGCGGTCAGCTTTCTTGACAAGAGTGCGACATACCTCGGCAATCAGCTCGAATCCGCAGACGGCCGCTGCTTCGGTGTGCTTGCAAATGCGGAGTTCATTCTCATCAGCACATACGGCGAGAAATGCAAAGACCCCGAGCTGCTGCTTTACAAAAAGAGATAA
- a CDS encoding stage 0 sporulation family protein: protein MKIIGVRFKSVGKVYYFNPKGVKVKIGDKVIVETVKGIECGEAVLVDRDIDPDNFGSIKPMIRVATEADLKQIEKNKLREADAFKICEQKIAAHGLKMNLVDVECTFDNNKLLFYFTAENRVDFRELVKDLASVFRTRIELRQIGVRDEAKMLGGLGICGQQFCCSRFMGEFQPVSIKMAKEQSLSLNPTKISGTCGRLMCCLKYEQEAYEDLLKTTPKVGAIVRTADGRGVVTDSNLLTGKLTIKMDKTDAVVTLGKDEVELIKDAVIRLDRNELKALKGLEDK from the coding sequence TTGAAAATAATAGGTGTACGCTTTAAAAGCGTGGGAAAGGTCTACTACTTCAACCCCAAGGGGGTAAAGGTGAAAATAGGCGATAAGGTCATCGTCGAGACGGTGAAGGGCATCGAGTGCGGCGAGGCTGTGCTCGTTGACAGGGATATAGATCCCGACAACTTCGGCAGCATCAAGCCGATGATAAGGGTCGCAACTGAGGCTGACCTTAAGCAGATAGAGAAAAACAAGCTCAGAGAAGCTGACGCATTTAAGATATGCGAGCAAAAGATAGCCGCCCACGGGCTTAAGATGAACCTCGTGGACGTTGAGTGTACATTTGACAACAACAAGCTGCTTTTCTACTTCACGGCTGAAAACAGGGTCGATTTCAGAGAGCTGGTAAAGGACTTGGCGTCCGTCTTCCGCACCAGGATCGAGCTCAGGCAGATAGGTGTCAGGGACGAAGCAAAGATGCTCGGCGGCCTTGGCATATGCGGCCAGCAGTTTTGCTGCTCGAGGTTTATGGGCGAGTTCCAGCCGGTGTCTATCAAAATGGCGAAGGAGCAGTCGCTCTCACTCAATCCTACAAAGATATCCGGCACCTGCGGCAGGCTTATGTGCTGCCTGAAATACGAGCAGGAGGCCTACGAAGACCTGCTGAAGACCACCCCGAAGGTGGGTGCTATAGTCAGGACTGCCGACGGGCGTGGCGTTGTCACCGACTCGAACCTGCTCACAGGAAAACTGACCATAAAAATGGACAAGACTGATGCTGTAGTCACGCTCGGGAAGGACGAGGTCGAGCTTATCAAGGACGCTGTGATAAGGCTTGACCGCAACGAGCTAAAAGCCCTGAAAGGACTGGAGGACAAGTAA
- the trpB gene encoding tryptophan synthase subunit beta produces MGNIGRFGQFGGQYVPETVMTAVHELEAAYDKFKDDPQFKEELKALYRDYANRPSMLYYAEKMTKDLGGAKIYIKREDLNHTGAHKINNVLGQVLLAKKMGKKRIIAETGAGQHGVATATVCALMGLECEVYMGSEDMRRQSLNVYRMNLLGAKVTGTDSGTATLKDAINEAMRDWCSHIDTTFYCIGSVMGPHPYPVMVRDFQKIISEEIKEQMLAKEGRLPDCVVACCGGGSNAMGAFYDFIEDKSVRLVGAEAAGRGVDSPDNAATMANGSLGIFHGMKSLFLQDEYGQIAPVYSISAGLDYPGIGPEHAYLKETGRAEYVPISDAQAVEAFEYLSRTEGIIPAIESAHAVAAALDIAPKMNKDQILVINLSGRGDKDVYSIAKYKGVDLVEQ; encoded by the coding sequence ATGGGAAATATCGGAAGATTCGGGCAGTTCGGCGGACAGTATGTTCCCGAGACTGTTATGACGGCAGTTCACGAGCTTGAAGCTGCTTACGATAAATTCAAAGACGACCCGCAGTTTAAGGAGGAGCTCAAAGCGCTTTACAGAGACTATGCAAACCGCCCCTCTATGCTCTACTACGCCGAGAAAATGACCAAAGACTTAGGCGGTGCTAAAATATACATCAAGCGTGAGGACTTAAACCACACAGGCGCTCACAAGATAAATAACGTGCTCGGTCAGGTGCTGCTTGCCAAGAAAATGGGCAAAAAGCGCATAATCGCCGAGACAGGTGCAGGCCAGCACGGCGTTGCGACAGCTACGGTATGCGCTCTTATGGGGCTTGAATGCGAGGTATACATGGGCTCTGAGGACATGAGAAGACAGTCGCTCAATGTATACAGAATGAACCTCTTAGGTGCCAAGGTAACAGGCACAGACTCAGGCACAGCTACCCTCAAGGACGCTATAAACGAGGCTATGCGTGACTGGTGCTCGCACATCGACACGACATTCTACTGCATAGGCTCTGTCATGGGCCCGCACCCCTACCCCGTAATGGTAAGGGATTTCCAGAAGATAATCTCAGAGGAGATAAAGGAGCAGATGCTCGCTAAAGAGGGCAGGCTGCCTGACTGCGTAGTTGCCTGCTGCGGCGGCGGCTCGAACGCTATGGGCGCTTTCTATGACTTTATTGAGGACAAGAGCGTGCGTCTTGTCGGCGCAGAGGCAGCCGGCAGAGGTGTTGACTCGCCCGACAATGCAGCTACCATGGCAAACGGCAGTCTTGGCATCTTCCACGGCATGAAGTCGCTTTTCTTACAGGACGAATACGGCCAGATAGCGCCTGTATACTCTATCTCCGCCGGTCTTGACTACCCGGGCATAGGCCCTGAGCACGCATACCTGAAAGAAACAGGCAGGGCTGAGTATGTGCCGATAAGCGATGCGCAGGCAGTCGAGGCTTTTGAATACCTCTCACGCACCGAGGGCATTATCCCGGCGATCGAGTCTGCACACGCTGTTGCTGCGGCTCTTGACATAGCACCAAAGATGAACAAAGACCAGATACTTGTCATAAACCTCTCGGGCAGAGGCGACAAGGACGTATACTCGATAGCAAAATACAAGGGGGTCGATCTCGTTGAGCAATAG
- a CDS encoding FkbM family methyltransferase, with protein sequence MALDKKELAELNFSFTRLAAADKPVLIYGTGNGCEKLFFVFERFGIRPAGIFASDDFKRERSFHGFDVLSLSEAEERYGDFYAVLAFGTSLPDVMERIEGIAKRHTLIAPELSVADDSFFEKAVFLDDYKSVEKAYSLLCDDKSREVFEDLCRFKITGDISYLKKTFTAPSKSCTDIINPTADEIVCDLGAYTGDTVDELLSHTGGKYRHIYCFEPDMRNFRRLVRSHLTLDNTDFINAAAWDSDTQLFFSASSGRQSAVSDKGRIVSGRSLDSYLDGREVTYIKYDVEGADVQALLGSKKTIEKYSPKICTAAYHRPYDFYRLILLLDTLRPGSRIYLRQYPYYPSWETNVFAV encoded by the coding sequence ATGGCGCTCGATAAAAAAGAGCTTGCAGAACTTAATTTTTCATTTACAAGGCTTGCAGCAGCCGACAAGCCCGTCCTTATCTACGGGACGGGCAACGGCTGTGAAAAGCTGTTTTTTGTTTTTGAACGCTTCGGCATCAGGCCGGCAGGCATTTTTGCAAGCGATGATTTCAAGCGTGAGAGGAGCTTTCACGGCTTTGATGTTTTAAGCCTGAGTGAGGCAGAGGAGCGGTATGGTGATTTTTACGCAGTGCTTGCCTTTGGCACATCGCTCCCTGACGTTATGGAGCGCATAGAGGGGATAGCAAAGCGCCACACGCTCATTGCCCCCGAGCTGTCTGTGGCTGATGACAGCTTTTTTGAAAAGGCCGTTTTTCTGGACGATTACAAAAGCGTTGAAAAAGCCTATTCTCTGCTCTGTGATGATAAGTCAAGAGAGGTGTTTGAAGACCTCTGCCGATTCAAGATAACGGGCGATATCAGCTATCTTAAAAAGACATTCACCGCACCATCTAAGAGCTGCACGGACATCATAAACCCCACCGCCGATGAGATAGTCTGCGACCTTGGTGCATACACAGGCGACACGGTGGACGAGCTGCTGTCTCACACCGGCGGAAAGTACAGGCACATCTACTGTTTTGAGCCGGATATGCGCAATTTCCGAAGGCTCGTAAGGTCGCACCTGACGCTTGACAACACAGACTTTATAAACGCCGCAGCGTGGGACAGTGACACGCAGCTTTTCTTCTCTGCATCGTCCGGCAGGCAGTCAGCAGTCTCGGACAAGGGCAGGATCGTAAGCGGCAGGAGCCTTGACAGTTATCTTGACGGCAGGGAAGTGACATACATCAAATACGACGTCGAGGGCGCAGACGTTCAGGCGCTGCTCGGCAGCAAAAAAACGATAGAAAAATACAGTCCAAAAATCTGCACAGCAGCCTATCACAGGCCGTATGATTTCTACAGGCTGATACTTCTGCTTGATACCCTCCGCCCCGGCAGCCGGATATACCTGCGCCAGTACCCCTACTACCCCTCGTGGGAGACGAATGTGTTTGCGGTATGA
- a CDS encoding helix-turn-helix domain-containing protein, whose translation MSTHGENSREFKFKIMELHFKDNISVKVLSEKFAIPEQTIYTWRREYRKYGEDAFVGCGKQRPQDAELRRLKKENEKLRMQVEILKKVAAYQAEQESKKR comes from the coding sequence ATGAGCACACATGGAGAAAACAGTCGGGAATTCAAATTTAAGATCATGGAACTGCACTTCAAAGATAACATATCTGTGAAAGTGTTATCCGAAAAATTCGCAATACCGGAGCAAACGATCTACACATGGCGCAGAGAGTACAGAAAGTACGGCGAGGATGCATTTGTAGGCTGTGGGAAACAGCGTCCGCAGGATGCAGAACTTAGGCGATTGAAGAAAGAAAACGAAAAGCTCAGGATGCAGGTAGAGATCTTAAAAAAAGTTGCGGCATATCAGGCAGAGCAAGAGTCAAAGAAAAGATAG
- a CDS encoding IS3 family transposase, with protein sequence MRARGLDKYPINLVCQTLGISTRSYYDRKENPRSNKEKEDLELVEKMQTIFAESYEEYGRVRMKKALEEAGYPMSEGKVGRLMRQGNMYPKKCKKYRATTNSRHKYQVAENLLDRNFNADKPNRKWCGDSTYIWTDEGWLYAAGIIDLCARDCVGLSFSSKHTQELMIDSLDQAFKKYKPGEGLLFHSDRGVQYASNAYKNKLHKYNMIQSMSRSGVPYDNAPMESFWATVKNACVHGCRFKTRKEAELKIFEYVFGFYNTHRYHSSNGLKTPYELRNEKLSIG encoded by the coding sequence TTGCGGGCGAGAGGATTGGATAAATATCCGATCAATCTGGTATGTCAGACTCTCGGGATAAGTACAAGATCATATTATGACCGAAAGGAAAACCCTCGCAGCAACAAAGAAAAAGAAGATCTGGAGCTTGTAGAGAAAATGCAGACGATCTTCGCTGAAAGCTATGAGGAGTATGGCAGAGTGCGTATGAAAAAAGCACTTGAAGAAGCCGGATACCCGATGAGTGAGGGGAAAGTCGGAAGGCTGATGCGTCAAGGAAATATGTACCCGAAAAAATGCAAAAAATATAGGGCAACGACCAACAGCAGGCACAAGTATCAAGTTGCAGAAAATCTTCTTGACCGCAATTTTAATGCTGATAAGCCAAACCGAAAGTGGTGCGGAGACAGCACTTACATATGGACAGACGAAGGCTGGCTGTACGCAGCAGGGATAATAGACCTATGTGCACGTGATTGTGTCGGATTAAGCTTTAGCAGCAAACACACGCAGGAGCTGATGATCGATTCGCTTGATCAGGCATTCAAAAAATACAAGCCGGGCGAAGGACTGCTGTTCCATTCTGACCGAGGCGTGCAATATGCTTCCAATGCATACAAAAACAAGCTTCATAAGTACAATATGATCCAAAGCATGTCTCGAAGCGGTGTGCCATATGACAATGCACCTATGGAAAGCTTCTGGGCAACGGTCAAAAATGCCTGTGTACATGGCTGTAGGTTCAAAACGAGGAAGGAAGCCGAGCTAAAAATATTTGAATACGTCTTTGGCTTTTACAACACACATCGTTATCACAGCTCAAACGGCTTAAAAACGCCATATGAGCTCAGAAATGAAAAGCTTTCTATTGGCTGA
- a CDS encoding DNA polymerase III subunit: MLLAGNEHIKSLTRSMIQKGREPHSLMITGEHGLGRKTAAKYIASAMLCERGDGVPCERCRTCRMIKDGIHPDFMTLKPNDNGNYPVEEIREVVADAVVAPNEGRLKIYLIPDFDRSKITGEQVQNILLKLIEEPPDHVVMILTADSREVFLPTILSRTVCLSVAPCTGEECAQYIGSLEKYDYGEIASASQSLGGNIGSCIEYLEKGAIYTATENARAIADSLLRGDEYELLKALTDCDSKKGQLRLTLTQLSLVARDSAVSTVGGELISCAKNAAKELGARYGKTRSDKLYRLINEYISRLDRNCSKTLVINSLCACMANV; the protein is encoded by the coding sequence ATGCTGCTTGCAGGAAATGAGCATATAAAGAGCCTGACACGCTCGATGATACAAAAGGGGCGTGAACCCCATTCGCTCATGATAACAGGCGAGCACGGGCTCGGGAGAAAGACTGCGGCTAAGTATATCGCCTCTGCGATGCTCTGCGAGAGGGGCGACGGTGTGCCGTGTGAGAGGTGCCGTACCTGCCGTATGATAAAAGACGGCATACACCCCGACTTTATGACCCTGAAGCCCAACGACAACGGCAACTACCCTGTCGAGGAGATAAGAGAGGTCGTCGCTGACGCTGTGGTCGCACCAAACGAGGGCAGGCTCAAAATCTATCTTATCCCGGACTTTGACCGCTCGAAGATAACAGGTGAGCAGGTGCAGAATATCCTGCTAAAGCTCATCGAGGAGCCGCCCGACCATGTCGTGATGATACTCACGGCCGATTCGAGAGAGGTTTTCCTGCCGACTATCCTTTCCAGGACGGTGTGCTTAAGCGTTGCTCCCTGCACGGGTGAGGAATGTGCGCAGTATATAGGCTCGCTTGAAAAATACGACTACGGCGAGATAGCTTCTGCTTCACAGTCGCTCGGCGGCAATATAGGCAGCTGTATAGAATACCTCGAAAAGGGTGCAATATACACGGCGACAGAGAATGCCCGTGCGATAGCTGACAGCCTGCTGCGTGGTGATGAGTACGAGCTGCTCAAAGCCCTCACCGACTGCGACAGCAAAAAGGGGCAGCTTCGTCTGACGCTTACGCAGCTTAGCCTTGTAGCAAGAGACAGCGCCGTGTCAACAGTCGGCGGTGAGCTGATAAGCTGTGCAAAGAATGCCGCAAAAGAGCTCGGTGCCAGATACGGCAAGACACGCAGCGATAAGCTCTACCGGCTGATAAACGAATATATCAGCCGCCTTGACCGCAACTGCTCAAAAACACTTGTGATAAATTCGCTGTGCGCTTGCATGGCAAATGTTTAG
- a CDS encoding cyclic-di-AMP receptor: MKLIYAIVNNDDTYAVSKGLGDAGIRATKLATTGGFLMKGNTTYMICCDETMVDKVIEICRQYCKKRKQTVSAASVMGGAADPASTMEITIGGATIFVTDIERFEQV, from the coding sequence ATGAAACTGATATATGCAATAGTCAATAACGACGATACATATGCCGTGAGCAAGGGGCTCGGCGATGCAGGTATTAGGGCTACAAAGCTCGCTACTACAGGCGGTTTCCTTATGAAGGGCAATACGACATATATGATATGCTGCGATGAGACAATGGTCGATAAGGTCATCGAGATATGCCGCCAGTACTGTAAAAAGAGAAAGCAGACGGTGAGCGCTGCTTCCGTTATGGGCGGTGCTGCTGACCCTGCGTCTACTATGGAGATAACTATCGGCGGCGCTACTATCTTCGTTACCGATATAGAACGCTTCGAGCAGGTGTGA
- a CDS encoding phosphotransferase, with protein sequence MDIANKKELKDIFALFSDKEPVSIEIIETGKGETDFRCTLIFTADDGSRLVIKLSDNDFTSPERIKVWQRISEEYNALGCYCPKIYTDKSGGFPCAEYNGHSCVAYAEEYAKYRLLQERDFDGDRETGEISRAKWLLTAKAAAKHFDFAPFPSGYCLFERFCPSDKTDEVTEQAQEWKAQAQKLPDKFQAQVRRIIQLWLDNRAQLEKVYPTLPTSVFQADLNSTNLLVDDESNFAGLIDMNISGREVFLNYIFRENFSRDFESEIYKIRRVLCITSQEYIFSDNEKEYALMLYRCLKPIRKDFEIEELLNEKADDEQIQKCLDRCEHYLTADIDFKTYMNNRTEENP encoded by the coding sequence ATGGATATTGCAAACAAAAAAGAACTGAAAGATATATTTGCGCTCTTTTCGGACAAAGAGCCGGTGTCTATAGAGATCATAGAAACAGGCAAGGGCGAGACGGATTTTCGCTGCACGCTGATATTCACGGCAGATGACGGGTCAAGGCTCGTTATAAAGCTGAGCGACAATGATTTCACCTCGCCCGAAAGAATAAAGGTATGGCAGAGAATATCGGAGGAATACAACGCCCTCGGCTGCTACTGTCCTAAAATTTACACAGATAAAAGCGGTGGCTTCCCCTGTGCTGAGTATAATGGTCACAGCTGTGTGGCTTATGCAGAGGAATATGCAAAATACCGTCTGCTGCAGGAGCGTGACTTTGACGGCGACAGAGAGACAGGCGAGATATCCCGTGCAAAGTGGCTGCTGACTGCAAAGGCGGCGGCAAAGCATTTTGACTTTGCGCCGTTCCCGTCGGGCTACTGCCTGTTTGAGCGCTTCTGCCCGAGCGATAAGACCGACGAGGTGACAGAGCAGGCGCAGGAGTGGAAAGCGCAGGCACAAAAGCTACCCGATAAGTTTCAGGCGCAGGTAAGGCGGATAATTCAGCTGTGGCTTGACAACAGAGCACAGCTTGAAAAGGTCTACCCCACCCTGCCGACTTCCGTTTTTCAGGCAGACTTAAACTCTACAAATCTGCTCGTTGACGATGAAAGTAATTTTGCAGGGCTTATTGATATGAATATCAGCGGCAGAGAGGTTTTTCTCAATTACATTTTCAGAGAGAATTTCAGCCGGGATTTTGAGAGCGAGATATATAAAATCCGCAGGGTGCTGTGTATTACTTCACAAGAGTACATATTTTCGGACAACGAAAAAGAATATGCGCTTATGCTCTACCGCTGCCTGAAGCCGATAAGAAAGGACTTTGAGATAGAGGAGCTGCTGAATGAAAAAGCAGATGATGAACAAATACAGAAATGTCTTGACAGGTGCGAGCATTACCTGACAGCAGACATCGACTTTAAAACATATATGAATAACAGAACGGAGGAAAACCCTTGA